Proteins encoded in a region of the Acidimicrobiales bacterium genome:
- a CDS encoding ABC transporter ATP-binding protein encodes MLLPALRALPLPGRRVLLLAFFAFLSGLGSVATLVLLLNVGLRFTGATDATSVLGLDLVALSTGELFGGALFAAAVVFVVDLLAARQGARILAIVQLRLRTSLFDAYNEADWVTQTADPPGHLQDVVSTNVGQALILTTAINLGLVATLNLAAIVGVAAVINPLTTGVLIASLAALVAILSPLAGRLGTAAERMRAANHRYALGLAEITGVPTEIRTFGVDAAARERHRASADETATTLARLTWLEKAIPSGQRNLSLITVLAALAVLHRSGVASPEELGAVVVLLGRSITYVHALQQTVNRFASAGPFVFALEDEITRYGDDQTASASETTGAFTGAADVKLRGVEYRHPGADRRALHDIELDIEAGTYVALVGPSGSGKTTTAELVLGLRRPSAGTCTVGDSAPADLDPAVRAGVIAFVPQRPALIGGTLAENVRFLRDDIDDEEVIEALRGAGLTNADGEPLLALTTMLGGDGRMLSGGQLQRLAIARALAGGPRVLVLDEPTSALDPDAEAAISETLGRLAGTVTLIVIAHRPATIEGCDRVVVLDQGTIAADGPPATIAASSDFWQRGFVNAGARP; translated from the coding sequence ATGCTGCTTCCCGCGCTCCGTGCGCTTCCTCTGCCGGGCCGACGGGTACTTCTCCTCGCGTTCTTCGCGTTCCTGTCGGGCCTCGGTTCGGTGGCAACGCTGGTGCTTCTGCTCAATGTCGGGCTGCGCTTCACGGGGGCCACCGATGCGACATCGGTGCTCGGCCTCGACCTGGTCGCTCTCTCGACCGGTGAGCTGTTCGGCGGCGCGCTGTTTGCAGCCGCCGTGGTCTTCGTCGTCGATCTCCTGGCGGCGCGCCAGGGTGCGCGCATCCTGGCGATCGTCCAGCTCCGCCTGCGGACCTCACTCTTCGATGCGTACAACGAGGCGGACTGGGTCACCCAGACCGCCGACCCTCCCGGCCATCTGCAGGACGTCGTGTCCACGAACGTCGGCCAGGCGCTCATCCTCACCACCGCCATCAACCTCGGTCTCGTCGCCACGCTCAACCTGGCCGCGATCGTCGGGGTCGCCGCGGTCATCAACCCGCTCACAACGGGTGTCCTGATCGCGTCGTTGGCCGCGCTCGTGGCGATCCTCAGCCCGCTCGCGGGCCGACTCGGTACCGCGGCCGAACGGATGCGCGCCGCGAATCACCGCTATGCACTCGGTCTGGCCGAGATCACCGGAGTCCCCACGGAGATCCGAACCTTCGGCGTCGACGCCGCCGCCCGCGAACGACACCGGGCCTCGGCCGACGAGACGGCGACCACGCTCGCTCGCCTGACCTGGCTGGAGAAGGCGATTCCCTCGGGTCAGCGAAACCTCTCGCTCATCACCGTTCTCGCCGCCCTCGCGGTCCTCCACCGGAGCGGCGTGGCCAGCCCCGAGGAGCTCGGCGCCGTGGTCGTTCTGCTCGGTCGCTCGATCACCTACGTCCATGCGCTCCAGCAGACGGTCAACCGGTTCGCCAGCGCCGGCCCGTTCGTGTTCGCCCTCGAGGACGAGATCACCCGCTACGGCGATGACCAGACCGCCTCGGCGAGCGAGACCACGGGAGCGTTCACGGGCGCCGCCGACGTGAAACTGCGAGGTGTCGAGTATCGCCATCCCGGCGCCGACCGACGCGCCCTGCACGACATCGAGCTGGACATCGAGGCCGGAACCTACGTCGCGCTGGTCGGGCCCTCGGGCAGCGGGAAGACCACCACCGCCGAACTGGTCCTCGGCCTCCGCCGCCCCTCGGCCGGCACCTGCACGGTCGGCGATTCGGCCCCCGCCGATCTCGACCCGGCCGTCCGAGCCGGTGTGATCGCGTTCGTGCCGCAGAGGCCGGCGCTCATCGGCGGCACCCTCGCCGAGAACGTACGGTTCCTTCGCGACGACATCGACGACGAGGAGGTCATCGAGGCTCTCCGCGGCGCCGGCCTGACGAATGCGGACGGCGAACCACTGCTCGCGCTGACCACGATGCTCGGCGGGGACGGTCGCATGCTGTCGGGCGGGCAGCTACAGCGACTCGCCATCGCCAGGGCGCTGGCCGGAGGACCCCGGGTCCTCGTTCTGGACGAGCCGACGAGCGCGCTCGACCCCGATGCCGAGGCCGCCATCAGCGAGACCCTCGGACGTCTCGCCGGGACCGTCACCCTCATCGTGATCGCGCACCGGCCCGCCACGATCGAGGGTTGCGACCGCGTCGTGGTCCTCGACCAGGGAACGATCGCCGCCGATGGGCCACCGGCGACGATCGCGGCCAGTAGCGACTTCTGGCAGCGGGGCTTCGTGAACGCGGGTGCTCGTCCGTGA
- a CDS encoding glycosyltransferase family 4 protein — translation MTTAPHIVFVSSTTGGGSGRSQRELSRLLVDRGIDVTMLVDDGSGATWRRRLDEKLLDATVRFAHRGPSRLVTRVRSMVAGPVRSRTIDGVEHQVSIEPELHIDDILATGTDLVVGSSISRPTWRLVTATARRHGVPTALYLREASAIAHLERTGADLVLANSHSLVDEAESIGHVAHFLPSTVTVPVLDQPSTQAVALLVNPIETHGLRRVAALATARPDVPIVLQESWPLSGEQARAVADLTARFENVTLRRRVEDNAALFRDARVLLAPHDIDNRPRTVLEAQANAIPVIASDQPGIRELVGDTGVLLPPAAPDTAWVDAVTSLWDDEARRRSLAAAGKSHAGRAEIRPDTVADRFLAIAGTVAQLDRTRASARPSSVPQT, via the coding sequence GTGACCACCGCGCCCCACATCGTTTTCGTGTCCTCCACCACCGGCGGGGGCTCCGGACGAAGCCAGCGCGAGCTCTCACGCCTCCTCGTCGATCGAGGCATCGACGTGACGATGCTGGTCGACGACGGCAGCGGCGCAACGTGGCGTCGACGACTCGACGAGAAGCTGCTCGATGCCACGGTCCGCTTCGCTCATCGCGGCCCGAGCAGACTGGTCACCCGTGTCCGGTCCATGGTGGCCGGCCCGGTCCGGTCGAGAACCATCGACGGCGTCGAGCACCAAGTGTCGATCGAGCCCGAACTGCACATCGACGACATCCTCGCGACCGGCACCGATCTCGTCGTCGGATCGAGCATCAGCCGGCCGACCTGGCGGCTCGTCACCGCAACCGCCCGTCGCCACGGGGTACCGACCGCGCTCTACCTGCGAGAGGCATCGGCGATCGCCCACCTCGAACGAACGGGTGCCGACCTCGTACTCGCGAACTCACACTCCCTGGTCGACGAGGCCGAGTCCATCGGCCACGTCGCCCACTTCCTCCCGTCCACCGTCACGGTGCCGGTACTCGACCAGCCGTCGACACAGGCGGTCGCCCTCCTCGTCAACCCGATCGAGACCCACGGACTCCGTCGGGTCGCGGCACTGGCCACCGCTCGGCCCGACGTGCCGATCGTGCTCCAGGAGTCATGGCCGCTGAGCGGCGAGCAGGCCCGAGCGGTCGCCGACCTGACCGCCCGGTTCGAGAACGTCACGCTTCGACGTCGGGTCGAGGACAATGCCGCGCTCTTCCGCGACGCCCGCGTGCTGCTCGCGCCCCATGACATCGACAATCGGCCCCGCACGGTGCTCGAGGCCCAGGCCAACGCGATTCCCGTCATCGCGTCCGACCAGCCCGGTATCCGCGAACTGGTCGGTGACACGGGCGTGCTGCTCCCTCCGGCCGCCCCGGACACCGCCTGGGTCGACGCCGTCACATCACTGTGGGACGACGAGGCGCGCCGCCGCTCGCTCGCCGCCGCAGGGAAGTCCCACGCCGGTCGGGCCGAGATCCGACCCGATACCGTCGCCGACCGCTTCCTCGCCATCGCCGGGACGGTCGCTCAGTTGGACCGCACCCGCGCCTCGGCCCGGCCGAGCAGCGTCCCGCAGACATAG
- a CDS encoding bifunctional 5,10-methylenetetrahydrofolate dehydrogenase/5,10-methenyltetrahydrofolate cyclohydrolase, whose protein sequence is MNPNDDFERSPGGAVLMNGNRLRDEIVAGVRAEIDALGNPAVCLATVLVGSDKPSQIYVRNKHRKAEEAGLVSRHVELPEDATQDDVEAAVRDLVDDPAVHGILVQLPLPEGLDEEAVLQLVPPEKDVDGLTERSMGRLVRGRPGHAPCTPLGVMRLLDRYGVATSGKQAVVIGRSTLVGLPQVLLLGRKGCDATPTLAHSRTADLASVCRRADIIVAAAGMAGLVTADFVKPGAAVLDVGISRTEAGIVGDVDFDSVQAVAGAITPMPGGTGPMTIGCLMENTLAAARMLGAVAG, encoded by the coding sequence GTGAATCCCAACGACGATTTCGAGCGTTCACCCGGTGGCGCGGTGCTGATGAACGGCAACAGGCTGCGCGACGAAATCGTGGCCGGTGTCCGCGCGGAGATCGACGCGCTCGGCAATCCGGCCGTCTGTCTCGCGACCGTGCTGGTCGGGAGCGACAAGCCCAGCCAGATCTACGTGCGCAACAAGCACCGCAAGGCCGAGGAGGCTGGACTGGTTTCCCGCCACGTCGAGCTGCCCGAAGATGCGACCCAGGACGATGTCGAGGCCGCCGTGCGCGACCTGGTCGACGACCCGGCGGTTCACGGCATCCTCGTGCAGCTGCCGTTGCCCGAGGGGCTCGACGAGGAAGCAGTGCTGCAGCTCGTGCCGCCGGAGAAGGACGTCGACGGTCTGACCGAGCGGTCGATGGGCCGGCTCGTCCGTGGCCGTCCCGGACACGCCCCGTGTACGCCGCTGGGCGTGATGCGGCTGCTCGACCGCTACGGCGTGGCGACCTCGGGAAAGCAGGCGGTGGTGATCGGACGCTCGACCCTCGTCGGCCTGCCCCAGGTGCTCCTGCTCGGCCGCAAGGGCTGCGATGCCACGCCGACGCTGGCCCACAGCCGCACCGCCGACCTCGCGTCGGTGTGTCGACGTGCCGACATCATCGTGGCGGCCGCCGGCATGGCCGGCCTGGTCACGGCCGACTTCGTCAAGCCCGGGGCCGCGGTGCTCGACGTGGGCATTTCCCGCACCGAGGCCGGCATCGTCGGTGACGTCGACTTCGACAGCGTGCAGGCGGTGGCCGGCGCCATCACGCCGATGCCGGGCGGTACGGGACCGATGACCATCGGTTGCCTGATGGAGAACACCCTCGCCGCGGCGCGGATGCTCGGCGCCGTCGCCGGCTGA
- a CDS encoding glycosyltransferase family A protein: MSAPAMAIVIAAYNADETLGAQLDALAVQQSDTRIEIVVVDNGSTDDTAAVIETAARRDARVRRVAATDGRGAGYARNVGVAETTAPWIAFCDADDVVGVDWVDAIVGALATHPFVTGPLDTSALNEGWLAGSRGTAISSGQPMFEGVFPIASSCNLAIHRELFDAHGGFDESFRIGQDTELSLRLWCAGVALHFAPAATVHYRYRATMRGVFGQARAFGRAQAAIEQRMRELQVDATPPRRTLRRLAWLIRSLPRIVDRAARARWLYVCGTLLGRAEARVRSN, translated from the coding sequence ATGTCCGCACCGGCGATGGCCATCGTGATCGCTGCGTACAACGCAGACGAGACCCTCGGCGCCCAGCTCGACGCACTCGCCGTCCAACAAAGCGACACCCGGATCGAGATCGTGGTCGTCGACAACGGGTCGACCGACGACACGGCCGCGGTGATCGAGACGGCGGCGCGTCGCGACGCACGGGTGCGACGCGTCGCCGCGACCGACGGCCGGGGCGCCGGCTACGCCCGCAACGTCGGTGTGGCAGAGACGACCGCGCCCTGGATCGCGTTCTGCGACGCCGACGACGTGGTGGGCGTCGACTGGGTCGACGCGATCGTCGGTGCGCTGGCCACGCACCCCTTCGTCACCGGACCACTCGATACGTCCGCGCTCAACGAGGGCTGGCTCGCAGGTTCGCGGGGCACGGCGATCTCGAGTGGGCAGCCGATGTTCGAGGGCGTCTTCCCGATCGCGTCGTCGTGCAATCTCGCCATCCACCGGGAGCTGTTCGACGCGCACGGCGGATTCGACGAGTCGTTCCGGATCGGCCAGGACACGGAGCTCTCGCTCCGTCTCTGGTGCGCCGGCGTCGCGCTGCACTTCGCGCCGGCGGCCACGGTGCACTACCGCTACCGGGCCACGATGCGAGGTGTGTTCGGCCAGGCCCGGGCCTTCGGTCGTGCCCAGGCGGCGATCGAACAGCGGATGCGGGAGCTGCAGGTCGATGCGACGCCGCCACGACGGACGCTGCGTCGACTGGCCTGGTTGATCCGGTCGCTTCCCCGGATCGTCGACCGGGCCGCACGGGCCCGTTGGCTCTATGTCTGCGGGACGCTGCTCGGCCGGGCCGAGGCGCGGGTGCGGTCCAACTGA